The Aquitalea magnusonii region GACAGGGTGTAGGCATCGGTATGGCACACGCCGGTGGCCACCAGCTTCACCCGTACTTCACCCGCCTTGGGCGGGGCCACTTCCACTTCCTCGATGGACAGCGGCTGACCGGCAGCCCAGGCAACGGCAGCCTTGCACTTGATGATGTCTTGACTCATGGCGATCTCCTGACGGGGTAATCCGCCCGCGCCACGGCATGCATGCGGCGGTGTGCGGGGCGGTTGAGTAGGGCTGCTGGCAGGCAGCAGTAAAGCGCCATTGTATTGCGACTGTTTTTGCCGATAATCTGCCTAATCGGTAAATGATTTTTTCTCAGGAGTAATAATGGCGGCATGGCAAGGGGTAAGCGAATTCGTCAGCGTGGCCGAACTGGGCAGCTTTACCCGTGCGGCACGGGCGCTGGATCTGTCGGTGGCGCAGGTCAGCCGCGAAGTCACCCGGCTGGAACAGCGCCTGCATGTGCAATTGCTGTACCGCACCACCCGGCAGTTGACGCTGACCGAAAGCGGCCAGCTATACCTGCAGCATTGCCGCCAGTTGCTGGACGGGCTGGACGAAGCCGAACGCGCACTGTCGCTGCATCAGGCCGTACCGCAAGGCAGGCTCAAGCTCACCGCGCCGGTGGCCTATGGTGAAAGCCATATCGCCCCGCTGATTACCGACTTTCTGCAGCAATACCCGGCGCTGGAGATTCAGCTCAACCTCAGCAACCAGGTGCTGGACCTGGTGGCCGAAGGCTATGACCTAGCCATCCGGCTTGGGCATCTGAGCGAATCCAGCCTGGTGGCGCGGCGACTTGCCAGCCGCCGCCAGCATGTGTGTGCCGCCCCGGCTTATCTGCAACGTCACGGCCTGCCCAACAGCCTGTCCGAACTGGAGCAGCACAACTGCCTGCTGGGCAGCAACGACTTCTGGCATTTACAGGAAGGCGGCAAACGCCGCCTGCTGCGGGTGAAGGGCAGCCTGCGCTGCAATAGCGGCCACGCGCTGACCCATGCCGCGCTGCAAGGGGTGGGCATCGTCCAGTTGCCGGATTACTACGTGGCGCGTCATCTGCACAGCGGCGCGCTGGTGGAGTTGCTGACCGCCTATCGCGAACCGGACGAAGGCATCTGGGCGCTGTATCCGCACAAGCGTCAGCTCTCGCCCAAGGTGCGCATGCTGGTGGACCATCTGGCCGAGCGCCTGCCCGGCTTCAAGCCGCCTCAAGCCTGACGCTGGCTTATCATCAGGCCGCGCTTGCCCAGGGGCTGGCGGTGACGCTGGTGGAGGACAGTCACAACAACCATTTTTCCTTGCTGGATGAACTGGCGGTTGCCGACAGTCCGCTGAGCCTTGCCTTGTTGCGGATGGTCGGGGCTTGGAGCCGCTCACAAAACCTCGTAGAGCACCCGAGTCAAGGCGCGCCGACGCAGACAGTACAGTGAGTACGGCAAGTCGGCGCAACGCAGAATCGGGGGGGTGTTAGCGGGTCTTAAGCCTGCTCAGGCCGCAGGGGCTATCAGCGCATGCAGCCCGCCCCAGGCAATTTGCAGGCCGACGGCAAAAATCAGGAAGGCCATGAAGCGGTTGATCATGTTTTCCGATGCCGCGCCCAGCCGCGCCACCAGTTGCCCGGCATTCAGATAGCACAGGTATATCAGCACGCTCATGGCGGCCATGCCGATGATCAGCCCGCTGGTACTCAGCGCCGAGCGGACATAGCTTTCGTTGTAACTGTGTGCGCTGAGGGTGAGCACCACCGAGATGGTGCCCGGCCCCACGGTGAGGGGAAAGGACAGCGGGTAGAACAGGTCATTCTCCACACTGCTGCGCTGTCCGGCATCCACCGCTGCCGATTCCGCGCTATTGGCCGGCTTGTCCTGATTACTTGCCGTGCTGCTGAGCGATGTCCAGCCCATCTTGCAAATCATGATGCCGCCGGCCAGCTTCACCACCGGAATGGACAGGCCGAACAGCATCAGGATCCAGCGCCCCGTGAACAAGGCGGCAATCACCGTCAGCATGGCGTACCAGGCAATCTTGCGGATGGCCTGCTTGCGCTCAGCCAGCGGCAGATGGCGGAAATAAGGGTTGACGATGAAGGCGGTGCCAATCGGGTCCACCACCGGAAACAAGGTGATGAAACCGACAAAAGCAGCATGCAGTACGGTATTGAAATCATCCAGCAAGGCAATCATGACAGGCATCCGGAGGGTGATGGCAGGGTTTGGTGTACAGCGTTGGCGGGGTATTGCCACGGTTTTGCGACGCTAGCACGGGCCTGTCGGCAGCCTCAATGTGCCACCCGGCTTGATCTGCGCATTCCATACCATCTTGGGAAACTTCCTAAGCCGGTGTGATGAAGCCGCCGGCCAGCGCTTGCGCGCACGGGCAAACCGGGTGAAATGCCGCCGGGGATTCCGTATCATGCAGCTTTGCCGCCGGCCTGTTGCCAGGCGGCGCTCTGCATGCAAGGCCATCCATGTCCCTTACCCGGCAAATCCCCCGCGAAGAAATCAAGACCATGCCGCTGTTTCCGGCGCTGACCCCGGAGCAGGTATGCATGCTGGACAGCCCGGAAGCCCTGGCCGCTGCCATGCCTGCGCTGCTGGCAGCCCCGGTGCTGGGTTTTGATACCGAATCCAAACCTACCTTCCGCAAGGGCGAGGAGTCGGACGGCCCGCACCTGATCCAGTTGGCCGACAGCCAGTGCGCCTGGCTGGTGCCGGTGGTGAAGGGCGTGCTGCCGGAGGAAATCAAAGCCTTGCTGGCCGATCCGGCCCGCCCGCTGGTGGGTTTCGATCTGGTATCCGACCGGGCGCTGCTGAAAAGCCGCTTGGGCGTGGAATGCGGCGGGCTGATCGACCTGGGTAATCTGCTGCCCTCGGACGATGCCCGCATCACCGTGGGCGCGGTGCAGGCGGTGGCGCGGCTGTTTGGCGCTTACTTTCGCAAGTCGAAAAAGCTGTCCACCACCAACTGGTCACGCCTGCCCTTGAGCCCGGCCCAGCAAGCCTATGCCGGTAACGATGCCTGGGTGGCGCTGCGCGTGTATCAGGAACTGCAAGCCCGTGGCCTGTTGCGGGAAACCACGGCATGAACGACTGGACGCGCGACTTTGCCATTCTGGACGCGCTGGACGAGGCCAGCCGCGCCCAGTTGCTGGCCCACTGTCATGCCCTGAGCGCCCCGGCCGGCACGGTGCTGTTTCGCGAAGGCAGCCCCTGCCAGGCCTATCTGTTTTTGCTGCAAGGGCAGATCCGGGTACAGAAAGTGGGCGAAAACGGCCGCGAAATCACCCTGTACCGGGTGGAAAGCGGGCAAACCTGCATTGTCACCACCGCCTGCCTGATGAGCGGTAACGACTACGATGCCGAAGGGGTGGCCGAAACCGCCATCCACGCCCAGGCGCTGCCGATTCCGGCATTTCGCCAATTGCTGGCCGACTCCGCCAGCTTCCGCGACTTCGTGTTCCGCGCCTATGGCAGCCGCATTGCCGATTTGCTGTTACTGATCGAGGAAGTCAGCTTTGGCCGCATCGACCAGCGTCTGGCCGCCTGCCTGTTGCAACGCGCTGGCGGCCAGAGTGCCTTGGCCATGACCCATCAGGAACTGGCGGCAGAGCTGGGCAGCGCGCGCGAGGTGATCAGCCGTCAGCTCAAGGACTTCGAGCGCCGTGGCTGGATCCGCCTTGGCCGTGGCCAGTTGCAATTGCTGGATGCTGCTGCCTTGCAGCAGCTGACTGGTAAGTAGGCTGTGGTACAGAGCTGCGAACAAAACCTCGTAGAGAACCCGAGCCAAGGCGCGCCGCCGCAGACAGTACATGGCGTACGGCAAGGCGGCGCAACGCTGGAGCGGGGGTTTTGTTAGCGGCTCTTATGGCTGGCCGCGCTGCTGTGTGACCTAGTCACTGAAGCGGACGGCGGCAAGGTCTAGCATCTCCTCATCGCCATCCCGCATGGCCCTGAACCGAGGAGAACACTATGTCCCCGAATGTAGGCGGTATCGACCGCATCCTGCGCATCGTGATTGGTATTGCCCTGATCATTGCCACCGTGGCCGGCCTGCTGCCGGTGTGGGGCTGGATCGGCGTGGTGCCGCTGGCCACCGGGCTGATTGGCTGGTGTCCGGCCTATCTGCCGTTTGGCATCAAGACCTGCAAGCTGAAGTAAGCGCGGCTGGCAAAATCCCTGCTGCTGCGTTGCGCCGCCTTGCCGTACTCCTTGTACTGTCTGCGTCGGCGCGCCTTGCCCCAGGGGCGCTGCGCTATTTTGTCAGCCGCGCCTGGGTATGCTCGCAAAACCCTGCTGCTGCGTTGCGCCGCCTTGCCGTACTCTTTGTACTGTCTGCGTCGGCGCGTCTTGCCTCAGGGGCGCTGCGCTATTTTGTCAGCCGTGCTTGGGCATGCTCACAAAACCCTGCTGCTGCGTTGCGCCGCCTTGCCGTACCCGGTGTGCTGTCTGCATTGGCGCGTCTTGCCCCAGGGGCGCTGCGCTATTTTGTCAGCCGCGCTTGGGTATGCTCGCAAAACCGTGCTGCTGCATTGCGCCGTTGCCTGCAGCAGGTGCAGACCTGCCCGAATGGCCGTAGCCGGTGGCATGGTGTAGCCTGACAGCCTTGCTTTCCTACCGGTCTGTTCATGTCCTCTGCTACGCCTGCCCGCCCCTTGTTGCAACGTATCAGCCCCTTGCTGGGGCTGTTGCCCTTTCTGCGTACTTATCGCCGTCGTGCCTGGCTGGCCCTGCTGGCGCTCACCGTGGCCGCCGTCTCCACGCTGGTGTTGCCCATGGCCTTCCGCGTGCTGATCGACCAGGGTTTTTCCAGCCGTAATGCCGGTCATATCAACCAGTACTTCCTCATGCTGTTTGGTGTGGCGGTGGTGCTGGCTCTGGCCACCGCCGGGCGCTTTTATCTGGTGTCCTGGCTGGGCGAGCGGGTGACGGCGGACGTGCGCAGCGCGGTGTATCGCCACGTCATCAGCATGAGCCCGCAGTATTTCGAAACCACCCAGACCGGCGAAGTGCTGTCGCGCCTCACCACCGATACCACGCTGGTGCAGACGGTGATCGGCACCAGCCTGTCCATGGGCCTGCGCAATGTGTTGCTGATGCTGGGCGGGCTGGTGATGCTGGCCATGACCAGTCCCAGCCTCACCGGCTACATTCTGGTGACGCTGTTGCTGGTGGTGCTGCCCATCGTGCTGTTTGGCCGCCGCGTGCGGGCGCTGTCCAAGTCCAGTCAGGACCGCATTGCCGATTCCAGCGCCATGGCTGGGGAGGTGCTCAACGCCATTCCCACCGTGCAGGCTTTCAACCAGCAGGCGGCGGAAGCCAGCCGCTTTGTCGGCTCGGTGGAGCTGAGTTTTGCCACCGCGCTGGCGCGCATCCGCGCCCGTTCGCTGCTGACGGTGGCGGTGATCATGCTGATCTTCGGTGCCATCGTGTTCGTGTTGTGGCTGGGTGCGCAGCAAGTGCTGGCCGGGCAGATGAGCGGCGGCCTGCTGGCGCAGTTCATCCTGTACGCAGTGGTGACGGCCGGGGCGATTGGCGCGGTGGCCGAGGTATGGGGCGATGTGCAGCGCGCCGCCGGGGCTACCGAGCGGCTGATGGAGCTGCTGCAACTGGCCTCGCCAGTGACCGAACCCGCCCAGCCGCATGCCTTGCCGACGGCAGGGCGGCTGCGCTTGCAGCAGGTGAGCTTTGCCTACCCCTCACGGCCGGAGCAGCCCTCGCTCAGCCAGATTGATCTGGAACTGGCTCCCGGCGAGCACGTGGCGCTGGTGGGGCCGTCCGGTGCGGGCAAGTCCACGCTGTTCCAGCTCTTGCTGCGTTTTTACGACCCGCAACAGGGGCAGATTTCCCTGGGCGGCATCGACATCCGCCAACTGGCGCTGGCCGATTTGCGCCAGCACATTGGCGTGGTGCTGCAGGATTCGGTGATTTTTGGCAGCAGCGCGCTGGAGAACATCCGCTATGGCAGGCCGGATGCCAGCGATGAGGAAGTCTACGCGGCGGCTCGTGCTGCGGCCGCGCATGACTTCATCCAGGCCCTGCCGCAAGGCTATGCCACTTATCTGGGCGAGCGCGGCGTGCGCTTGTCTGGCGGTCAGCGCCAGCGCATTGCCATTGCCCGCGCCATCCTGAAAAACCCGCCCATCCTGCTGCTGGACGAAGCCACCAGCGCGCTGGATGCCGAATCGGAACAACTGGTGCAAGAGGCGCTGGAGCGTGCTGCCGCCAATCGCACCACGCTGGTGATTGCCCACCGGCTGGCCACGGTGAAGGAAGCCGACCGCATCGTGGTGCTGGAAGGCGGGCGCATCGTGGCACAGGGGCGGCATGAGGAACTGCTGCACAGCTCGCCCTTGTATGCGCGGCTGGCGGCCTTGCAGTTTGCTGCCGGCTCAGCCGGCGCGTGACAGGCCACGCTGGCGGAAGCGCTGGTGTTCCTCTGGCGGAACCAGCGCACCGCCTGTGGTCCACACCACATGATGGGCATCCGCCAACTGCTGTTGCAGGCCGTGCGCTGCCAGATAAGCCTGCCCGGCTGTGCTATTGCATAGCCAGTCGGGGCCACGCACCGCCGCTGCAGCGGATGGCTCCAGCGCCAGTTGGCAGTGGTCTTCCACCTGCAAGCGCAGGCGGAACAGATCGTCATCGCCAACGGTAAACACCCCGCTCAATTCGGCCCGCATCAGGGGGGCCACCAAGGGCGAAGCCAGGCCTACCGCCAGACCATCGGCCTCGGTGCGGTTGTCCAGCCCGATGTCGTATACCGATAGCGGCGCATCGCTGCCGCTGGCCAGTTGCACCAGCATGCAGGGCGAAGCCACCGGCTCGGCAAAAAAACAATGCACATGCGGGCCGAACAACAGCTTCAGGCCAAAGGTAATGCCGCCCGGTGCGCCACCCACCCCGCAAGGCAGGTAGACAAACAAGGGGTGGGCCGCATCCACCACTGCGCCCTGCGCTGCCAGTTGTGCGGCTAGCGCAGCCGCGGCGGCGGCATAACCCAGCAGCAGCGGCAGCGAGTGTTCGTCATCAACAAAATAACTGTTGGGGTCGGCTTCGGCCGTGGCGCGGCCCGCCGCCACGGCGGCGGCGTAGTCACCGGCATGTTCCACCACGGTCACCCCACGCTGGCGCAGCCGCGCCTTTTTCCATTCCTTGGCCTCCACCGACATATGCACCACGGCCTGAAAACCCAGCGCCGCCGCCATGATGCCAATGCTCAGGCCCAGATTGCCGGTGCTGCCCACCACCACCCGGTGGCTGGCAAACAAGCTGCGTGCCGCCGCGCCTGCCAGCAGGCGGCGGTCGTCTTCCGGTTGCAACACACCGTGCTGCAAGGCCAGCGCTTCGGCATGGGCCAGCACCTCGTGAAAACCGCCACGCGCCTTGATGGAACCGGCCACCGGCAGCGCATGATCGCCCTTCAGCCAGCACTGCCCCTGCACGCCACGGTATTCCGGCAGGGCGTACAGCGCGCTGGCATCGTGCAAGGCGGATTCGATCTGCCCCTGCGTGGCGGCCAGTTCGGGAAACAGCATGGCCAGCAGGCCGGCACAGCGTTGCAGCCGCGCTGCGGCCTCGTGGACTTGTTCCGCCGTGGGGGCGCTGGCAGGCAGGGCGCTGCCCAAGCAGGGGTTCAGCCACAGCAGGGCTTGTTTTGACTGTAGGGCGGCTAATAGGCTGACCGGCAGGGTGGCAGGCATGGCGTGTCTTCCGGGTGAATATATAGCCCGCATTCTAGAGCGCCACTGCTGCCAAAAAACAGCGATACTTGCTGCTGAATCCATTAGTGGAGCTTATGTCAATGCTGGATGCTTCCATCCTGGCCCACCTGCGTTGCTTTGACGTGGCGGCCCGCCTGCTCAGCTTCACCGCCGCCGCCGGGCAGCTGCACCTGACCCAGAGCGCGGTCAGCCAGCAAATCCGCCAGTTGGAACAGCGGCTGGGCTACCCGCTGTTTGTGCGTCAGCACCGCCGCCTGCAACTCACCGCCCAGGGCCAGACGCTGTACCGCACCGTCAGCACCGCCTTGCAAGACATCGACACCACCTTGCAGCAACTGGCGGAGCAGGACAGCGTGCTGCAGATCAGTTGTGCGCCGTCCTTTGCGCTGGACTGGCTGATGCCGCGCCTGAGCGCCTTCCAGCAGCAATACCCGGCTATTCAGGTTAGGCTGCGCGCCGAATTCCAGCGCATGCGCCGGCAGGACATGCTGGCGGCGGGCGTGGCCATCTGCATCCGCTACGACCCGGACGAGATGGCCGATCTGCCCGGTATTCCCCTGCTGGATGAAGTGCTGCTGCCGGTGGCCAGCCCGGACTGGTTGGCCGCCCATCCCGATCCGTGCCGTCCCGGCATGTCTCTGACGCGCCTGCATGACAGCGCCGCCTGGGACGGTGCGCCGCCATTTGCCGAATGGGACTGCTGGCAGCAAGGCGCGGCAGAGGCGTTCCGCTTTGCCCCCGCGCCGTGGCAGGAGCGGGAATACAATCTGGCCAGCCTGTCGCTGGCGGCGGCCTGTCAGGGGCAGGGTGTGGCCATGGCGCGCGCCGCCCAGGTGCTGGAACTGCTGCAGCAAGGCCGCGTGCAACAGGTACTCCCTGCCACGGTGGCCGCCCCGGCGCGTTATGTGTTGCGCTGCCTGCAGCCGGAAGACCGCCGGGTACAGTTGTTCAGCCAGTGGCTGCAACAGGCCTGCCAGCAGTTTGTGCGCCAGCGCCGGCAACGGCTGGGGGTGTGACCGGGGTGACGGGCAGGGTAAAACTGGCCCGCCACCGCGCTTTGCACTACATTGATTTTCCCTGCTTTTACCGCCAGCCATCATGAACCAGCCACCAACACCGGACAGCCAGGGTTTTCTGCCCGCCACCCACCAGGTGGTGCTGCGCTACCACCAGGCGTGGAAACAGCGTCGGCTGGAGGACATCCTGGCGCTGTACCACCCGGACATCGCCTATCACGATTTCCTGCAAAACCGGGTGTTCCGGCTGGCCGAGCTGCATGACTATGTGCGGTCCTCCCTGCCGCAGGGCGAGGCGGAGCGGCTGGAGCACTGCGACCGCATCCGCGTGGATGGCGATACCGCCTTCATCCAGTACCAGTTGGTGTTGCGTGGCGGGCTGGCTTCCTTTCACAGCAGCGAAGCCATCACCGTGCGTGACGGGCTGATCTGGCGCGTACGCGAATATGCCACCTTGCAGCACGGCACGGCGCAGGGCCAGCCTGCCAGCAGCAGTGCCAGCCCGCTGCAAAAGCTGGGCCTGTCTGCGCGGCAACTGGGGCGCATGGCGGAAGACCTGCACAGCTACTTCCGGCAGCAGCAGCCTTATTTGCAGGCCGATTGCACGCTGGCCGCGGTGGCGGCAGCCACCGGCTACAGCCGCAACCAGTTGTCCTATCTGCTCAACCAGGTGCTGGGGCAAAGCTTTTACCGCTATGTCAACCAGGCCCGGCTGCAACATCTGCTGGCCAGCCTGCCCGCCGCAGACAGCATGGCACGTATCGACCAACTGGCGTTTGCCGCCGGTTTCAATTCGCTGTCGGTGTTTTACCGCTGCTTCCGCCAGCACACCGGAATGTCGCCCGCTGCCTGGCTGCGGGTTTCTCCGCGCGGGTCCGCAGCGACGACAGGCCAGGGCAGTGCCGACTAAGCTGCCTTCCATTCTTGATGGAGAGGGCAGAACATGGCCGCAACACAACACATCAGCCTGTGGATGGAACAACTGGGCGACAGCCTGATGCCGCGTGCGGCGCTGCCGGGCGATATCGAGGCCGATGTAGCTATTGTCGGTGCCGGCTTCACCGGGCTGTGGACCGCCTATTACCTGAAGCAGCAGGCCCCGGATCTGCACATCGTGGTGCTGGAAGCCCAGATTGCCGGCTTTGGCGCCTCCGGCCGCAATGGCGGCTGGCTGATTGGCGAAGTGCTGGGCGAGGACCGTCTGCTGGCCGCGCTCGACCCGGCGGCACGGGCGCAAAGCCGTGCCTTGCTGCACGATATTCCCGATGAAGTAGGCCGCGTCATCGCCCGTGAAGGCATTCATTGCCATTACCGCAAGGGTGGGGTGCTGTATTGCGCTGCCCGTTATCCCGAGCAGGAAGTGCGCCTGCGTCAGCAATTGGCCGCCTGGCGTGCCCATGGCCATGGCGAAGAGGACTACCGCTGGCTGGAGGTGGCCGAGCTGAACCAGCAACTGCGGCTGGCCACGCCGTATGGCGCGGTGTATTCGCCGCATGTGGCCACCATTCAGCCCGCGCGGCTGGTGCGCGGGCTGGCCGCCTGTGTGGAGCGGCTGGGCGTGCAGATTTACGAACAATCCCGCGTCACCCACTGGCAGCCCGGCGTGCTGCACACTGCGCAAGGCCGGGTACAGGCGCACTGGCTGGTCCCCGCCATCGAAGGCTATGCCAGCACCCTGCCACCGTTTGGGCGTTATCAGTTGCCGGTACAAAGCCTGATCATTGCCACCGAGCCCTTGTCCGACGCGCTGTGGGAGGAAATCGGCCTGCGTCACGGCCAGGCCTTCAGCGAAAACAGCCGCCAGGTCAGCTATGGCCAGCGCAGCCGCGACAACCGGCTGGTATTCGGTGCCCGTGGCGGTTACCGCTTTGGCGGCAAGCTGCGCCAGGACTTCACCCTGACAGCAGACGAAATCGCGCTGCGCCGCCAGTTGATGGTGGAGCTGTTTCCCATGCTGGACAAGGTGCGTATCAGCCACGGCTGGGGTGGCAATCTGGGCGCGGCGCGGCGCTTTCAGCCGCATATGGTGTGCGATGCCGGCGTAGGGCTGGCCTGGGCCGGTGGCTATGGCGGCGAGGGCGTGGGCGCCAGCAATCTGGCAGGCCGTACGCTGGCCGACCTGATGCTGGGCAAGGACACCTTGCTGACCGGCCAGCCCTGGGTAAAAACCGTGGCCAGCCTGGGCCGCTGGGAGCCGGAGCCGCTGCGCTGGCTGGGCTACAACGCCATCATCAAGAGTTTTACCTGGGAAGACCAAACGCTGAACAAGCCGCACAGCCCGCGCTGGCAGCGCCGGCTGGCCCAGGATGTGGCCGGTTTCATGGAAGGGCTGATGCAGTAAGCCGGTGTTTATCCCTTCCGCTATTCCTTCCCGACAGGAGAGCAGCATGTCCATCACCCATCTGCCGCAAAGCGGCAGCATATCCTTGTCCGCCGCCATGCCGGTGGCCCAGCCGCTGGGTACGCCGCATGCCGCCACCCGTGTGCATGCCGTGGAGCGCCCGGATGGCGTGGAAACCGGCGTCTGGGAGTGCAGCCCTGGCCGCTGGCGACGCCAGATCATGCAGGCCGAGTTCTGCCATTTCATCCAGGGGCGTTGCCGTTTCATTCCGGATGCCGGTGAGGCCATCGACATTGCTGCCGGCGATGCCGTGTATTTCCCGGCCAATAGCCGCGGGGTATGGGAAGTGACCGAAACCGTGCGCAAAAGCTATGTGCTGCTGCCCTGAACCGGGCCAGCCTCGCCGACATGAAGACTGCCTGGACGAGACAGGGGGCTTGTCCTAAACTGACCGCTGTCTTTTCATGCCGGCCTGCTCCGGCCACCCGGGCTCCTGTTCATGAATGCAGCCAACAAATTGCTTGCGGCTGTCCGCTTTCGCTGGCGGGTGCGTATTCCAGACGCGCTATGGCCGGAGTTCGAGCATTACATCCTGCGCCAGCACCGCCCCTTTTTGCTGCTGACCAACATCATCGCCGCCCTGGCTTTTTTTTCCTATGTGCTGGCTGATGCGCTGCTGATACCCGATATGGCCAGCGCGTCGCTGCTGACGCGGGCAACCCTGCTGGTGGTGGCCATGGTGAATATCTGGCTGGTGTTCGGTCGCAGCCGCAATGTGCTGCTGATGGACCAACTGATGCCGGTACACGACCTGATTGCCACCCTGTCCTGGTTCGAGCTGCTCAAGCGCAGCCATTCGCCCGATGTGCCCACCTTTCTGTATGCATCGCTGATCTTCATCGTGTTTGCCAATCTGGGCGTGCGGGTATCGTTCAAGGGGGCGGTGCTCAGCTCACTGGCCATTTCGGTTGCCATCATGAGCAATGTGGCGCTGATGAACCCGCATGACAGCAAGCCGCTGCTGGTGTTTTCGCTGGTCTACCTGCCGGTATTGCTGTTCTGCCTGTTCATGAGCTGGAGCACCACCACCAGTGTGCGGCTGGCGTTTTACACCGCGCAGGAGCAGCGGCGGCGCAAGCATGAGCTTTCCACCCTCAATCAACGCCTGCAGATGCTGGCCTCCACCGACGCACTCACCCGCGTGGGCAATCGCCGTGCCTTCGATCTGCAATTGCAAGCATTCTGGCAGCAGTCGCAGCAACATGGCCGCCCCTTTGCCCTGCTGCTGGTGGATATCGATTACTTCAAGCCCTACAACGACCATTACGGCCATCCGGCCGGGGATCACATCCTGGCGGATGTGGCCAGCGCCATGGTCAGTTGTCTGCGTAGCGGCCAGGCACTGGCTTTTCGCTATGGCGGCGAGGAATTTGCCATCCTGCTGCAAACCGGCAGCCAGGACGAGCTATTGCACATTGCCCAGCGGGTGCAACAGCAGGTAGCGGCGCTGGAGGTGGAGCACCGCTACCGGCCGGACGGCTTGGGCTACCTTACCATCAGCCTGGGTGCCGCCCTTTCCAGCCTGCATGGGCTGCAACATGCCACCGATCTGCTGGCCTGCTGCGACCGCATGCTGTACCGCGCCAAGCAGCAAGGGCGCAATCAGGTGCTGCTGGCCCAGGACGAAACCGTCGGTATCGTCTGACCGCCGGCCTGCGCCAGCACCGCTCCCAGCAGTACATCCGCCCCCATGCGCAGGTCGTCCGGCAGCGCGTCTTCGGCCTCGTTGTGGCTAAGGCCGTCCACGCAGGGGACAAAAATCATGGCGCTGGGACAATGCCGTGCCAGATGGATGGCATCGTGGCCGGCACCGCTGACCATCTCCTGATGCGGGTAGCCCAATGCCGTCACTGCCTGGCGCACCGCGGCAATGCAGTCGCGGTCGAACGGTGTGGCGGCACTGAACCAGTGCTGCTGGATATTGACCGTCAGGCCGCGTTGCGCGGCCAGTTGCTGCAGCACCCTCCGGGTACTTTCTTCCATGGCATGGATCTGTGCGTCCTGCGGGTGGCGCAGGTCCACGGTAAACCGCACCTGGCCGGGGACGGTATTGCGCGATGCGCCGGGAATCAGCAGTTGCCCCACCGTCACCAAACCGTGCGGGCCGAATGCATTGGCCAGTTGTTCCAACTGGCTGATCATGGTGCTGGCGGCAAACAGCGCGTCGCGGCGCAGCCG contains the following coding sequences:
- a CDS encoding LysR substrate-binding domain-containing protein; protein product: MAAWQGVSEFVSVAELGSFTRAARALDLSVAQVSREVTRLEQRLHVQLLYRTTRQLTLTESGQLYLQHCRQLLDGLDEAERALSLHQAVPQGRLKLTAPVAYGESHIAPLITDFLQQYPALEIQLNLSNQVLDLVAEGYDLAIRLGHLSESSLVARRLASRRQHVCAAPAYLQRHGLPNSLSELEQHNCLLGSNDFWHLQEGGKRRLLRVKGSLRCNSGHALTHAALQGVGIVQLPDYYVARHLHSGALVELLTAYREPDEGIWALYPHKRQLSPKVRMLVDHLAERLPGFKPPQA
- a CDS encoding MarC family protein → MIALLDDFNTVLHAAFVGFITLFPVVDPIGTAFIVNPYFRHLPLAERKQAIRKIAWYAMLTVIAALFTGRWILMLFGLSIPVVKLAGGIMICKMGWTSLSSTASNQDKPANSAESAAVDAGQRSSVENDLFYPLSFPLTVGPGTISVVLTLSAHSYNESYVRSALSTSGLIIGMAAMSVLIYLCYLNAGQLVARLGAASENMINRFMAFLIFAVGLQIAWGGLHALIAPAA
- a CDS encoding 3'-5' exonuclease, with product MSLTRQIPREEIKTMPLFPALTPEQVCMLDSPEALAAAMPALLAAPVLGFDTESKPTFRKGEESDGPHLIQLADSQCAWLVPVVKGVLPEEIKALLADPARPLVGFDLVSDRALLKSRLGVECGGLIDLGNLLPSDDARITVGAVQAVARLFGAYFRKSKKLSTTNWSRLPLSPAQQAYAGNDAWVALRVYQELQARGLLRETTA
- a CDS encoding Crp/Fnr family transcriptional regulator, translating into MNDWTRDFAILDALDEASRAQLLAHCHALSAPAGTVLFREGSPCQAYLFLLQGQIRVQKVGENGREITLYRVESGQTCIVTTACLMSGNDYDAEGVAETAIHAQALPIPAFRQLLADSASFRDFVFRAYGSRIADLLLLIEEVSFGRIDQRLAACLLQRAGGQSALAMTHQELAAELGSAREVISRQLKDFERRGWIRLGRGQLQLLDAAALQQLTGK
- a CDS encoding YgaP family membrane protein — its product is MSPNVGGIDRILRIVIGIALIIATVAGLLPVWGWIGVVPLATGLIGWCPAYLPFGIKTCKLK
- a CDS encoding ABC transporter transmembrane domain-containing protein, with the translated sequence MSSATPARPLLQRISPLLGLLPFLRTYRRRAWLALLALTVAAVSTLVLPMAFRVLIDQGFSSRNAGHINQYFLMLFGVAVVLALATAGRFYLVSWLGERVTADVRSAVYRHVISMSPQYFETTQTGEVLSRLTTDTTLVQTVIGTSLSMGLRNVLLMLGGLVMLAMTSPSLTGYILVTLLLVVLPIVLFGRRVRALSKSSQDRIADSSAMAGEVLNAIPTVQAFNQQAAEASRFVGSVELSFATALARIRARSLLTVAVIMLIFGAIVFVLWLGAQQVLAGQMSGGLLAQFILYAVVTAGAIGAVAEVWGDVQRAAGATERLMELLQLASPVTEPAQPHALPTAGRLRLQQVSFAYPSRPEQPSLSQIDLELAPGEHVALVGPSGAGKSTLFQLLLRFYDPQQGQISLGGIDIRQLALADLRQHIGVVLQDSVIFGSSALENIRYGRPDASDEEVYAAARAAAAHDFIQALPQGYATYLGERGVRLSGGQRQRIAIARAILKNPPILLLDEATSALDAESEQLVQEALERAAANRTTLVIAHRLATVKEADRIVVLEGGRIVAQGRHEELLHSSPLYARLAALQFAAGSAGA
- a CDS encoding D-serine ammonia-lyase encodes the protein MPATLPVSLLAALQSKQALLWLNPCLGSALPASAPTAEQVHEAAARLQRCAGLLAMLFPELAATQGQIESALHDASALYALPEYRGVQGQCWLKGDHALPVAGSIKARGGFHEVLAHAEALALQHGVLQPEDDRRLLAGAAARSLFASHRVVVGSTGNLGLSIGIMAAALGFQAVVHMSVEAKEWKKARLRQRGVTVVEHAGDYAAAVAAGRATAEADPNSYFVDDEHSLPLLLGYAAAAAALAAQLAAQGAVVDAAHPLFVYLPCGVGGAPGGITFGLKLLFGPHVHCFFAEPVASPCMLVQLASGSDAPLSVYDIGLDNRTEADGLAVGLASPLVAPLMRAELSGVFTVGDDDLFRLRLQVEDHCQLALEPSAAAAVRGPDWLCNSTAGQAYLAAHGLQQQLADAHHVVWTTGGALVPPEEHQRFRQRGLSRAG
- a CDS encoding LysR family transcriptional regulator → MLDASILAHLRCFDVAARLLSFTAAAGQLHLTQSAVSQQIRQLEQRLGYPLFVRQHRRLQLTAQGQTLYRTVSTALQDIDTTLQQLAEQDSVLQISCAPSFALDWLMPRLSAFQQQYPAIQVRLRAEFQRMRRQDMLAAGVAICIRYDPDEMADLPGIPLLDEVLLPVASPDWLAAHPDPCRPGMSLTRLHDSAAWDGAPPFAEWDCWQQGAAEAFRFAPAPWQEREYNLASLSLAAACQGQGVAMARAAQVLELLQQGRVQQVLPATVAAPARYVLRCLQPEDRRVQLFSQWLQQACQQFVRQRRQRLGV